Below is a genomic region from Chitinophagales bacterium.
GATACCCATAAAAGTGAGGATCAGCACGATAATAAAAATCGTGGTGCGGTTATCAATGGCCCAGCTGCTGGGCTTAAATTCTTTTAAATTGTCTTTCATCGTTTATCCGTTAAAGGGATGCTAAAAATCTTTTGTGAGCGATACGCTTACCATGATAATGGCAATCGTTATCAATATTGTATTACCTGTCCGGTAACAATGTCCTGGTATCCTGTGGTGATTACTTTATCGCCTGCCTGAAGGCCGGCGATGATTTCAGCCTGGCCGTTGTAAATATTCCCTACGGTAACGGATTGGCGTTTCGCGGTTTTCCGCCCGTTTTCTTCAGCCGCCACATATACAAAATCGCTTTCTTTTGATTTTTGAATGAGATTAACCGGTACGACAAATGCTGCCGGTTTTTCATAATCCAGGATTTTCATCAGGGCAATCATATTGGGCCTGAAGGTGTCTTTTCCTGAAAGTTTTGATTCCACGGTGAATGTCCGCGATTGCGGATTGATCACTTTAGAAGCGTAGCTCACCTTCGAATCAATTTCCATATTCAGGTCAGGAAATGCGATCTTCACTTTATCTCCCTGGTGAATCTGTGCAGCGTAAGACTCAGATACTTCACCTTTTACCTTCAGGTTACTGAAATTCACCACCCTTATACCTGCATAACCCGGCGATGCTATCTGCCCCACTTTGATATCGACGTTATCAACGATGCCATTGATGGGAGAAACCAGTTTGGTCAGCTGGTATTGTTCCTTCATGGCATCCATTTGTTTGCCGAGTGATTCCATCTGGTTTTTTGCCGTCAGGTATTGCACTTCGGTGCCGATATTCTGTTCCCACAATGATTTCTGCTTTTCATACAGAATAGTGGCCAGTTCCAGGTTTTTCTTCAGCGCATCCATCTGTGCCGTGATGGTTGCTGCATCGAGTGCGGCAAGTACTTGTCCTTTTGTGA
It encodes:
- a CDS encoding efflux RND transporter periplasmic adaptor subunit; the encoded protein is MKNLLILIAVAITIVSFNSCSDGDKKAKLENLKNQHAEIEKQIKELEAELLKESGQKPLEKAVLVAVTEAVQQPFSHYIELQGKVDAEDNVNVTPQMPGTIQNVYVTAGQQVTKGQVLAALDAATITAQMDALKKNLELATILYEKQKSLWEQNIGTEVQYLTAKNQMESLGKQMDAMKEQYQLTKLVSPINGIVDNVDIKVGQIASPGYAGIRVVNFSNLKVKGEVSESYAAQIHQGDKVKIAFPDLNMEIDSKVSYASKVINPQSRTFTVESKLSGKDTFRPNMIALMKILDYEKPAAFVVPVNLIQKSKESDFVYVAAEENGRKTAKRQSVTVGNIYNGQAEIIAGLQAGDKVITTGYQDIVTGQVIQY